In Oncorhynchus kisutch isolate 150728-3 linkage group LG11, Okis_V2, whole genome shotgun sequence, the genomic stretch CAGTAAATTGTTGCAGAAAATTGTTTTCAGTTCATATAAAATTGTCATATTGGAAGCATTTTGTTTAATAATATTATATTAAGGTTGAGAATCTATTACGAATAGCTGAAATTTGTCTCTATTCTCCATCTGTTTGCTTACCTCACAGGTGCAGGTCAATCGCCGTGGATGTGGTGCCTCCTGCTGGAGCTGATACACTGGTGCAAAAACAGAACACAGTCAGTAAAACATCATGATTACAGTGCTCCCTACAATATTTTAATCATTAGAATACATTTATACTCACGGTAAGATTTCCACACTGGTGGTCTGTATTCATCATGGTCTGAGGAAGGAagaacataatatatatatattttttttaaatcaacattgACAGACTAACAAAAATCTTTGTTTCCTGATTTACAGTGCCTCCAGGTGGCCATTGTATCACACTACACTTAAACTGTGCTGATTAAGCCACCCTGACAAATTTGATTTGCTACATCGACAGCAAGTGAACAGATTCAGTAACACAAACATcatattttttacaaaaaaaaattatTACACTAGCGGGCCTTTAGCACATCTGAATTGCCTTTGAGAATAATATAGGATACTCATTTTAGGCTACACGCAAGATACTTTGAGACTAGCCTAATCAACAATACCAAACTAATGCAGTGGATTTTATGCACATTCACAATAAATCTAGCATTAATATTAGCTTACACTTATTGTACAAGAGAAGTAAGAGCATGCATACATTAAAACATTTATACATCATGGTGCCAAACCAAACTGTTTTATGGGGGCATGGAATTGACTTTTCATATTACACTTTTTTCAGCGCAGCTCATCTCGCTAAAAAGGAGGTGCAGCTGGCCCCAAGACGCAGTATCTGGCCATGGAGTTATGACATAGCCTCCGCACATCCATCCATGTTGGTGGTGGACTGGCAGTAAATGCACCATTTTGTTGTCATTTAACTCATAGAGCAGAGTTCAAGGGATAGTTATGCTCTCCTTTAATGCCTCAGCCACATAGCAGTGTAGGAAGCATAAACATAAAAAAGAGGCAGAACACAACTATTCTAACACGTCTGGCATTGTTGATATGGTCGCTCTGTCTCCACTCATAGGAACACATCCTTACAAAAAATTACCACTGTTCTATACTAAACCGTACCACTACTGTAGCACATGCAGTTTGGGTAAATAACATTGCCTAGGATACCTTCAAAAGATAGCTACTACTTTACTACTGCCAAAGATTTGAATTAGGCTACTTCAAGGATGTTCTGACCTTCAAAAAACGAATGCACTACAGACTACTGCAGACTGTGCTTTTAACCACAACCCACATCCTGAAAGGACTATGGCATGCGTGTTCCAACAGAATACACTGGATCTGTCGGAAGCACAGAGCTTCCCGTTTCATCCCCCACAGCCTGGATGTCAGATCTATCTTAAACTTGAAATGCAATACATTTCCTGTCCCCTAACTTATTTATGCATTTTATCTCCCTTTCCCAGTCGGACCAAAAGTGACAGACATGTCGATGCCTACCCCTGTATAGCATCCCCCTATCATTGTCGCTAAATTGCCAATATTTTTTGTTtgatgcaacaacaaaaaacacggCAATAGCCTGTAGTCTACTATTCCAGCTCTTGAAAAGTGTCCTTTGCCAATCATCACAGACAAGCTGACAAAGTGTGTCATTCAACACCTTGTGATGCCCTCTGGTGATCAAGAGGTTTTGACATGACCTAAAGGGCTGTAACGCTAATAATGACTAGACTAAactgttagttagctagccaacATCGTATCTACAAATCTGCTGACCCAAAATACGTTTTCATCTCGCGCGAAAGAACTCTATACAGGCCTCCCGACAAGGCCAAAAAAGGTAGCTGGATAGCCAAACACTGACCACATTTCGATAGCATAACATTTGCATATCTGTCACATGCATTACTTGGAAGATGACGTTAAAGCTGGCATTGGAAATAGAAATGTATCAAACTGACAGAAGCGAACAGTTTACTAGCTGAACTTAACTTACCAAAGACATTTAGAGCCATTCTTGGTGCTTTAACTGATGCGCAATAGATGACAATTTCCACCGCAGTTTAGAAAGCTGATAATGGGAATACAGTGAATACATATTAATTTGCGAGAAAACATTaggcaaacaagaaaatgttAAACTGTATAAACCGTTTCTACTACAATAACAGAGCCAGTCCAGGCTAGCTAGCGTTAACTACTTAACGTTAACGCGTTTGCTCACACTGTGAGTCACCGCTACGCTAGAGCCGCCGACTTCATggcaaaaataaacaaatacaaaGATCGCGAACAGGCGTAGATGCAAACATAAATTTATCTGCATTGGGGATAAAGCCAATATGTACTCTATCCGATGCATATAGACAATATAGTTGAGCCCAACACATTGTACTTACACCACATCACCGTATCCATCTATAACGAAGTCGCCATCTTGTGATATCACGTGACCATCACACTCAATTTTAGGCCAAAGTGTTCCCATGGTTACCATGTGACGCTGCTCAGAATAGGATGGGGCAGGGTTAGTTCTATCTGGGATCCTTAGGATGTCCCTacccattttaaatgtcaacttcaacggAGTAACGTCAGAGTTGGGaagtcccaaggatcccggaaaGCATGGACCATCAGCAGCAATCCAGTTAATTCCACCATGTGAGAAGGAGAGGATCCATAAGCCTAATGCGTGCAATGTTGCCTAGTACAGGCAATGTTTGAGCTATCGAATCATAGATCCTGCAATGCGGAGGCAAGAGCACTACTTCCTGTGCCACCGgtcatacacacgtacacattgattttgtgttgtagatatgtggtagagtAGAGGGCTGAGGTGCACACACTTAATATGTCGTGAAATCTGTTGTGtgcattgtaatgttttaaaaaagttgtataactgccttcattttgctggaccccaggaagatgaACAGAAATGCAAAATACCTTTGGAAGGTGTGTGCTACCAACTCGATCTTGTAGGATCATGAGCAGGATAGCCAGATAAAGCCCAGGCCTTGTGCCATAATACCATAATAGCAGTCGTTTTATTACACATGTAGGCTGTAGTTGGCAGCTAAGAGCTGAAATAGATACAAAGCATATAAGTATTTAAACAAAAACAGTTAAAAATCAGGATGGGAGCCGAAGCAGTTTGTTTTTGGAAGTGTGAATGGGCTGAGCGGTTGAAGAATAATGGTCAtagccagggggggggggggtcatgatcAGACAGGTCCAAAGCCATTTATCAGCACAGCTCGCCGTCCACTCACATACAGCCAGTTACAATAATCACCCCTTCCCTGTCTTACAGCATCCTCCTTTGTGCCAAGCCAAAGCTAACAGGTATGCTCCAACAAAGGGTATCCCTGTACTACAAAGCAATGCAAGCGATAATACGGGTGTAACAGTTGTTAAAGTACTAtgtgaatttcaccaggttcataTATTAATATGTTGTGTTGATTTGTTATGCATGCCTGCATCCTGGGAGAAGGGGAGTGTGTACTTACGTTTTGCCCTGCGTGCTCGTGctcaaatcattttgatgcactgagaGAGGTAGGCACACTTTTTCTGTCTCCAGAAAAGTTTGATTATTTTAAGTACAAAGTCATACACACAGTGTTttgttcatgaataatgatgtatatttagaggttacttataagtggatggtattgttaagatgcacttgtaattgtactttttaggatcatatcaacattctgaattcaacatgtggttaatagctagctaagGTATTAGCAGGCTATTGTATGTGTGAACGATGGCTAGCTCCTCGAATGATCCCAGTCCCTCCTTATTGTGCATCTGTTGTAGAAAGAGGCAACATACATGCTCTACAAAtattttatttccttttggatgcaggTATGTGGTTTtatctatgtaaaatatgttatgtATAATAAGGAGAGAGTGTATTAATTTTTGTATTCAAAAATAATTTTGAtgcactgagagagaaagaggcgacgattctcagaacatacgtgctctacaaatgttttatttccttttggatgcagatGCAGGATGCAGAGAGTGAGTTCTGTTTGATTAAAACTACCTGATCTCCAAAGTCCACATTTATAGTCTCTATCAACCACACACAACGCAGAGTTACAGTGGTGCAGTATAGCACCATCTACACGGGGTCAATTCAAAGCCCAGGCACTTGTGTCACAGGGAGTAAGCCTAGTGCTCATGTCTCTGCACAGGATCTAACCGCTGTGAGAAATTTACTTACCGCTATTAATATAGCGCTCAAGAAGTTTATAATCTCAAAATGCAAGTTTGTGATCTACTTCACTACAAAGAGATTGGAAGTGTCTATTCATATGCAATCCAACAGTTGAACTAAATCTCATCTCAACTCTAAAATATTTTCCAAGATCGAGAGGAATGTATGGCGTCAGAATACATTTTCCCCTAGATCTCAGATCAACTTCGCCAATTCTAATGCAatactgacccaagatcagcatctctGGGCAACTTTAACATACATCAAATGGAAGTTCCAAAAGCcccaaaaataaatgtaaagCAGAAACATGTTGACCATTTATCTTCATGGAACAGCAATAGAGGAAATTGTATTACACCGGTGAAAGTTGATTTATTGCAATTAAGAAACACATGATAACCAAAAGTAGTGTAATTTACTTAAACTCACTTGATTGCAACCAACCTGCAGTTAACATAACTATATGCTTTGTTTTGAGCTCAAGGGCACACACTATAGAGAAATACATCTTAATCCAAAATCTGGTGTTCCTTTGAAAGTGTTTTGCAAGGAAATATACAAAATAACTCACATTTTAAATAGTGAAATTTCTGTAATTGGTAACATATTTACAATACATGccttctgatttgtcatccttCAACAAAAACTTGGAAAATGTACAATTTCATGACCAACACGGAACAATTTTGGTTGCTCGAGTAAAATAGGTAGTCACAGCTGTAGTTTCAAAATCATGATCACCATCTGCAGAAGACATATTTACATTGCAAACAGGAACAGGAAAGCAACCATCAAGCAGAACAGACCCATGGCTTCAGAGAGGGCAAATCCCAGGATAGCGTAAGAGAAAAGCTGCTGTTTTAGGGAGGGGTTCCTGGGGAGAAAAACAAGTTTGTTAGATCCATGAATCAAAGCTGTGGGAGAGACTTGCAGCCATAGCAATTGTTAACCATTTTCCTAAACATGTCAAAAAAGCATATGAGAAAAATCAGCAAAGATGCACATTGTTGAGGGTATATAGTAGGGCACCATATCTACTAATGGCAATATTTACCTTGCATATCCGATGATAAGGCTGCCGAACACAGTCCCGATTCCAGCACCAGAACCGGCCACTCCAACTGTGGCAGCTCTAGCGCCAATGAACTTGGCTGCTGTGTCAATGTCTCTGCTCACGCGCTAGTCTGGAAACCCCTCAGTGCTACCTGGAAAAAGGTGCTCTGTGGCACAAGGGCAGTACTAACCAgggagcaaaaaatatatatttgtaaatttaaataattttttaaataattatttaaaatttaaatcatatttttttatatatttttggggggactAAAATGACCAAATTGACCATAAAAACAGCTTGAAGATAAATATTACAAACATGTAAGATTAAGACAACATTCAGATCATTGCAGAGAGGTTCAGTATCATTTAGAAGAGAGGCAGAGGGTTGTTTGAAATGAAATGAATGGAccaagagatgagagagaaataaTTATAAACTACTATTTTCATGCCCTACCTCCCTCAAAGATCTGTCCTCAACATGATTGGCAGCTTTAAAGCTGGTAATcatggtaactctgggtcttcctttcttgtggcagtcctcatatgagccagtttcatcatagcacttgatggtttttgcgactgcacttaaagaaactttcaaagttcttgaaatgtttcgctttgactgaccttcatgtcttaaagtaatgatagactgtaatttttctttgcttatttgagctgttcttgccataatatggacttggtcttttaccaaataactatcttctgtataccacccctaccatgtccaACACAACTGATGACTCAAAcgcaataagaaggaaagaaattccatgaacttttaacaaggcacacctgttaattgaaatgcattccaggtgactacctcatgatgctggttgagagaacacaAGGCAAAGGTTgctacttttgaagaatctcatatataaaatatattttgatttgttttaacactttttttggttactaatcaaatcaaatcaaatttatttatatagcccttcgtacatcagctgatatctcaaagtgctgtacagaaacccagcctaaaaccccaaacagcaagcaatgcaggtggagaagcacgttACTACatgatatgtgttatttcatagttttgatgtcttcactattattctacaaagtagaaaatagtacaaataaagaaaaacccttcaatgagtaggtgtgtccaaacttttgactggtactctatattgTGTTTAATGTGTATTTTATAATGCATTATACAGGGCACATTTGGAAAAGAGACCAACatcctccgacgaaccatcaaacaagcaaagcatcaatacaggactaagatcaaatcctactacatgggctctgatgctcgtcggatatggcaaggcttgcaaactagCACGGATTACAAATGGAAACCCAGCcggagctgcccagtgacacgagccaacCAGACAAgataaatgccttctatgctcgcttcgaggcaagtgacactgaaccatgcatgagagtaccagcttttccggatgactgtgtgatcacactctccatagccgatgtgagtaagaccttgcaactagttaacctctctgcgcaccgaacccgttagcgggattaaattcgacaacatacgttgatcgctacataaatagttatattaaacattcatggaaATACAAGTatctcacatgtttcgaaagcctagaatcttgctaatccaactgttgtcagatttttaaaaggatttactgcgaaagaatatgatgcgattatctgaggacagagccccataaaaaaaactatttcaaccagcacaggcgtaacaaaatcacaaattgcaataaaataaatagtttctTCCTGTTTGTCTTCCTTTATCTttctctgtttgcaatcccaatgctcattgttacacaatgaatggtgttttgtttgataaaatccatttttatagcctaacacgaaacattttgtgaaccgcttgtgtcgtgaattccgtctcattcaatTTGCGCCAACACATTTGATGTAAATGcacacactaaacgtgacttttccagtcatgtttggtttcattgcaattaactggttgtttgtaacacaaccaaacgtgATGGGTCATTtcacgggacgtattgactgaaagaaaccgatttgaagacaacaagtaatgacatcattgtgcaccaatgatatgaccactgtttcgttgattgactgtattttaacccactgaccactgatcgtcttgaaatttAGCTTGgtcgatagccaatgagctgaggtaaacggcaatatgtaatggttatgtgttggaagaccaacccatgtagtaaactccggcgtaaagagggtcattcaccattgaagattcatactggaaggagccggcatcttcagctgtttatatatcaatcagtatggcgactaagtcagggaaagctaaatctaagtctagatatacagatgtacacacacgggaaagtgagacagattgttggaggacgattcatttagctaGCATAGCtttgattcccaaatggaggaatttcttttgaacggagaggacatcgttttggactgcaAAAATCGAACAGAGGAACACCTTTTTAAATCTCAAGAAATTCTGATTTAGCCccatgttgcctgtaatccatggtgggggagagctttgtttgcatctctgtgtgtggagtaaaggtggtctagaggtttttttcctctggttgcacgtgaCGTAAAAACTGATTTAACTTTGCCTGCAttgaagtccccggccactaggagtgcagcttctgggtgagcattttcttgtttgcttatggccttttttgaattggttgagtgcggtcttagtgccagcatcggtctgtggtggtaaatagacagctacgaataatatagatgagaactctcttggtagatagtgtggtctacagcttatcataaggttcTCTAACTCAGGCAatcaatacctcgagacttctttaatattagacattacGCACCAGCTGTAATTGACAAAAGGACagacacccccacccctcatcttaccagacgGAGCATTTCTGTTCTGCCAGTGCATTGAAAATccctccagctctatattatccgtttcgtcgttcagccacaactcggtgaaacaaaagatattacagttcttaatgtcccgttggtagggtaatcataggtcatcaattttattttccaatgattgccaCTCCATAAGGGTGGGGCTACAAATGATCTTGACAGCTATTGCCCCATTTCAAGACTACTGTTTAGCTAAAATTCTTTAATCCTTGGTTAATGTACAACTTTGTTCCTTTTTATCTGATAATTGTATTCTTAATAtaaaccaatcagggtttaggcccgGGCATGGTACTACCACAGCAACCGTGCTAGTTGTTATTAATGATCTTGTCAATGCCTTGGATGCTAAAAAGAGCTGTGCTGCCTTGTTTATTAATCTGTCAAAGGCATTCGACACTGTTTATCATTCTGTTTTTGCTAAAGACATTATCAAGAGTAGGCCTGGGATATACAGCCTGTATAAGGTTTCAAAATTATATTAGCGACAGAACTCAGGACATCTTGATAAATGGGGCTAAACCAGAATTTCTTGAGATTTAAAAAGGTG encodes the following:
- the LOC109898820 gene encoding LOW QUALITY PROTEIN: ATP synthase F(0) complex subunit C1, mitochondrial-like (The sequence of the model RefSeq protein was modified relative to this genomic sequence to represent the inferred CDS: inserted 1 base in 1 codon), with the translated sequence LQIYIFCSLVSTALVPQSTFFQVALRGFQTSXVSRDIDTAAKFIGARAATVGVAGSGAGIGTVFGSLIIGYARNPSLKQQLFSYAILGFALSEAMGLFCLMVAFLFLFAM